CTTAAACAAGGGACAGTTTGCCCTTTATAAGTTGATTTGTTTCAAACGAAAGTCGAGCTAGTAAAAAAGTTACATTGAAGACTTCCTCTCTGAGAACGCCACCTCTGGTTTCAAATCCCTAAatacaaagagattcattatggACAAATATGACTGTAGGAAGTATTTTTATGGGTCAAGACTTTTACCCATACGCCAGAATACCCTAGCTAATGCAGGATgttcaaatatttacaaaatgtaGTATGCAAGAAAACACACAAAGAACTTGTAAGTTTCGGTAACAGACGTGACCAATCTACACACTCTCCAGCTCAGTTCTGTCTCCTCAGTGGAAGCGGAGCCTTCCCTCAGCCTCAAACAGCTTCTCTTCCTCTTCAGAAAGACAGTTTCCTTTCAAACTGTGGGTGAGTGATGACAGAGCACGTGATAATCAGCAACCAACAATGCAATCAAAGAACCACAGCCATTACAAAGTGCAAATGGTGAAAGATGTTTTGAAATAAAAATGTATCTAAGGAATATATCAAATAGTATTATTAACGTGATACAAAAAAATGCTCATAAGTGAGCGACATTGCGTACACTCACCTGATCTCTTTGAGTGATGTGTTGTAGAAGAGAGCCTCTGACAGCTGTCTGATTCCACCCACTGTAAGCTGATTATTGATTAACCTGCGCAGAGTGGCACAAAGGGATTACTAGGTTAACCAGCTAACTTTATTTAACATTCAGAAATAGCTTTTGTTCACTTTCTGGTTAATTCTGAAGCTAAACTGTATTATTGGTTGTTGGGAGTGTGTTGAGACTGGGGCCTGCCTTACCAGAGGTGAGATAGACCCGTGTTGGATCTGATCAGCTCTGCCATGTCTGGAGCTACATCATCTGACAACTCGTTTTGCACCAACCtagaacaccacaacacacatttAAACTGTGTTAACTCCTAAGCACAAATACACATTAAATATACAGAGACACATAATGTAACAGAAATTTGATGTATGAATAAGATTATCCTACCAGAAGATTCTGAGCATTGTGTTGCCTTTCAGTGCTTCGGCCAAGCTCCTCCCACCTTCTGAAGTGATGCCATTGGCTGAGAGGCTAAGGGAGAGAAGAGCAAAGAAATATAATTACTATTAGTAACACATAAGTATACTGTATTACTTTAGGTAATGATATTACTATGAGGCAGAGTGATATACTGTAAAATAGATACTGTAGTTTCAGTGTTTGTGAGTTAGGGAGTTCAGTAATCCATACTGTAGCTGAATGTGCGTTAGGAAAGTTATACTTCCTTAATTCTGACCTCAACCGCAGTTGTGGGAGAACTGAAAAAGACATGACACAATCAGtgccacatacagttgaagtcggaagattacatacacttaggttggagtcattaaaactcgtttttcaaccactccaaagttcttgttaacaaactatagctttggcaagtcggttaggacatctcctttgtgcatgacacaagtaatatttccaacaattgtttacagacagattatttcactgtatcacaattacagtgggtcagaagtttacatacactaagttgactgtgcagcttggaaaattccagaaagtgatgtcatggctttagaagcttctgacaggctaattgccatcatttgagtcaattggaggtgtacctgtggatgtatttcaaggcctaccttcaaactcagtgcctctttgcttgacatcatgggaaaatcaaaagaaatcagccaagacctcagaaaaacaattgtagacctccacatgtctggttcatccttgggagcaatttccaaacgcctgaaggtacaacgttcatctgtacaaacaatagtatgcgagtataaacaccatgggaccatgcagccgtcataccgctcaggaaggagacatgttctgtctcctagagatgaatgtactttggtgcgaaaagtgcaaatcaatcccagaacaacagcaaaggaccttgtgaagatgctggaggaaataggtacaaaagtatgtatattcacagtaaaacaagtccgatattgacataacctgaaaggcagctcagcaaggaagaagccactgttccaaaaccgccttaaaaagccagactacagtttgcaactgcacatggggacaaatatcgtacttttttgagaaatgtcctctggtctgttgaaacaaaaattcaactctttggccataatgaccattgttatgtttggaggaaaaagggggaggcttgcttgccgaagaacaccatcctaaccttgaagcatgggggtggcagcatcatgttgtgtgggtgctttgctgcaggagggactggtgcacttcacaatatagatggcaccgtgaggtaggaaaattatgtggatatattgaagcaacatctcaggacatcagtcaggaagttaaagcttgatcgcaaatgggtcttccaaatggacaatgaccccaagcatacttccaaagttgtggcaaaatggcttaaggacaacaaagtgaaggttactggagtggccatcacaaagtcctgacctcaatcccatagataatttgtgggcagaactggaaaagcgtgtgcgagcaaggagacctacaaacctgactcagttacaccagctctgtcaggaggaatgggccaaaatgtacccaacttattgtgggaagcttgtggaaggctacctgaaatgttttatcccaagttaaacagtttaaaggcaatgttaccaaatactaattgagtgtatgtaaacttctgacccactgggaatgtgatgaaagaaataaaagctgaaataaatcactctcttctatattattctgacatttcacattcttaaaataaagtatttgtcccaactgacctaaaacagagaatttttactcagattaactgtcaggaattgtgaaaaacgttaaatgtatttggctgaggtttatgtaaacttctgacttcaattgtacTTATTCAGAGAACTGATAACGATGACATTTCTTGCCATCCATCTCACCTGAGGTTGGTAAGACTTGGGTGATTCCTCAGGGCCTCTGCGAATGCTCTTGCTCCTTCATCACCAATGCTGTTCCCCCACATTCTGAAAAACAGGAACAATCCATCCCATGCACTCTGATccaaaatgttaaataaaataattgtaATAGTGCACCTACCCGACGTCAAAGATAGATGTGCTCTTCTGAATGGCGCTGGCCAGATACCTGCCACCCATACTGGTGAACTTGTTGCTGCCAAGCCTTTGAACAAATCAAAGTgccaaaaataaacattttaatttATATACAAGTCATTATATAACTGATTGGACATATTAATTTACATACTTGACGACTCTTAACTTAGGACATTCCTCAATGATATGAGCGATTAGCTTGGCTCCGATGTCCGTAATGTGATTATTGTAAAGTCTGTCAAATCAAGACAACAGAAATACAGTCACAGTCACGTCATATGAAGTTCGTCATACAGCACAATACAGTACTAAAGTTTGACAGGCAATTTGACCACGATAGACACTGACTCACCCTAGAACCTCCACCACTCTGTGTTTGATAAGCTCCTCAGCCAGTACCTCAACGCTGCTGTCTGAGATCTGATTGACACACAATCTGAAATGGAAAAAACAAATTTAGCTGAAAAGTTATACTTTATAGTTAGTTATACTAATATGTTTTATAGCAGTAAGAAATGATTTGCcaatgttattggtaaacaagTGTACCTTTCATGTAAACAGTGGCATAAAATACAAACTGTTTCCATCTGCATGTATTCAAAGTCCTCACCTCACCACGGTCATCTTACTGAATGAAGGCCTGAGCTGCTTGACCCCATAGTCActgatgttgttgttgtccatGTCCACCCCTAGCCTCTTCCTCCGGTGCTGCAGCACAAAGTTGAGGGCACTGCAGTCGCCAGAGAACACATTACAGTAGCCCAGCTTGATGTAGTCAGCTGTGATGCCCTTCGCAGTCAGCTGTGCCACCTCTTTACTTCCTGTCTCGAAGATGCAGCGCAGCATCCACAGGAAGTTGGGCAGGACATGCACCTTGCTGCCCTCCTGCTCTGTGTTGTAGAGTGGCAAATCGCGGAGGTGGGACCTCACGCTGGTGGACAGGTAGGACTTGAGGACCGCCCGCTTTCTCTTCAGTAGTGCTGCAGGAACCATGTGCTCCAGCAGGCCGGCGTTGGCCTTAGACAGCAGTCCACACAGGAAGAGGTTGGCGTACTGGAGATGCTCGTTGGTCTTGAACGGGTCCTTTCCCCTGGGTTTGGAGAAGCCACCGATGCAGGGGAAGACACATGATAAACAAGATGTGTTGTCCCTCCTGCTGCACTCTGTGAAGAACTTGAGGATGTTTCCAACGCTGGCCTGTTCATCCAGAACCAGGGAGAATGCAGCCAAGAAGGACTGCAGGGTGAGGTGAAGGAACTCAAAGGTGGAAGGGTTTTCACATGCATCGCAGCGGCTGACCGGTCGGAGGAAACCCACCTTAAGGTCATCGTCAGTCAGGCCACAGGAGGTCACCACCTCCTGGTCGAACACAAAGCCTCCTCTCTCCATGCCCAGCAGAGCCAGCTTGGAGAAGGCAGTCAGTGGCCTCAGTCCTGCCCTGAAGGTATCAGCGGGGCACCTGGTGTTTCTCTTCAGGAGGACAGGTGGAGGAGTGGCCCCCCGGCTGAAGAAGACTTCAGAAAGCAGAAGGAATATGTTAGTGAGGGTCACGCAAGCCTCTGGCAACTCAAAGTCATCGTAGACTGAGCTCAGGTGTTTAAAGCTCTTGAAGACGATCCAGcagaagagggggatggagcAGAGGCCACAGAGGTGGGGGCTGGCATCCAGCTGGACTGAGACCAGGTCCCTGTGCTCCTGCTCTTTGAAGTGTAGTTTGGTGTAGGTTTGAAGGTGGGCCGGAGAGAACCCACGCAGCGCCACCCTCTTCCGGATCACCCTGCTCTGGACGTCGGTGCCTGTCCGAGCCGTCAGGACCTTCCGGGAACCATTGAGCAGCTTCCCACAGAGCAGATTAATGAGCACCAGAAGGGGGTGAGTCCTCTCCTCTGGAGAAACCACCTCAGGCACATTCACCAGGTCCAGATCAGCCTGGATCTCATCATAGCCGTCAAACGTAAAGATAACCTTTTCAGGGAAGCGAAGGATGTAGCTGAACACCTCATTATCCGCATCCTGGTCGGGGTAGCAGTTGTATTTGAAAAGCAGGTCCCTCAGTGAGATCTCGTCTGTCTCCTTGAAAGTGCTGAACATCCTACAGCGGAACTTGAAGAAGAACATGGCGTCTGTCTGTTCCAGCTCCCTATTGGACCACAGCCTCTGGAGCTTCTGGAGGAGGATGGACTTGCCCACCCCAGCGTCCCCCGTGATGAGCACCGTCTCTGCCTGTGAGTTAAAGACACCCTGCTCTCCCAGGAGCTGCTCCAGACCCTCCAGGTGGCCCAGGCTCTCATTGCGGTCATTCAGGAGCTCCATCAGGGTGTCTGTATAGAGCTCCTCCAACAAGGTTTCCTCTCGCTGGGCGTAGGAGGCAATGAAGCGTGTGTCTCGGCCCAGCTCGTGCCTCAGCTTCTCACAGTACCTACTAACTGAGAAGAGGGGGGTAGGGAGAATACACTGCAGTCTGATTCTCAACCACTGATATTCAGCCAAAATATATAGTAGTTGCCCTCATGATTCTCTAATAGCTTACATTGTCAATGCACTGTATTTTTTATTGTTAAGTAAAATTCCAATAACACATATGAAGTGCTGCACCATACAGTTTACTGACATACTTACTAGGGTCCGTGTTCTTCACTGGTATGTCCCGCATGAAGTCTGGTGGCTGGTAGTTGATCTCTTTAAGCCATGGTTGGAGGTCTATGTATGCATCATAAACTTTGTAGAGAATATATAGGAAGTATTCACATGCCTGCTCCCCTTTCCTTTGGACCAATTCCAGGATTTTACGCACCTGCGCAATGTCAATCATatttacttcaaatcaaatcaaattttatttgtcacatatttagcaatattttatttgtc
The window above is part of the Oncorhynchus masou masou isolate Uvic2021 chromosome 30, UVic_Omas_1.1, whole genome shotgun sequence genome. Proteins encoded here:
- the LOC135522067 gene encoding nucleotide-binding oligomerization domain-containing protein 1-like isoform X2, with the protein product MYIMDSSAEEARAGLTGHVSTVQMLTLHRELLVSQVKSTQCIMDNLLQSGFLCIEDAEIIQRAATKTDQVRKILELVQRKGEQACEYFLYILYKVYDAYIDLQPWLKEINYQPPDFMRDIPVKNTDPISRYCEKLRHELGRDTRFIASYAQREETLLEELYTDTLMELLNDRNESLGHLEGLEQLLGEQGVFNSQAETVLITGDAGVGKSILLQKLQRLWSNRELEQTDAMFFFKFRCRMFSTFKETDEISLRDLLFKYNCYPDQDADNEVFSYILRFPEKVIFTFDGYDEIQADLDLVNVPEVVSPEERTHPLLVLINLLCGKLLNGSRKVLTARTGTDVQSRVIRKRVALRGFSPAHLQTYTKLHFKEQEHRDLVSVQLDASPHLCGLCSIPLFCWIVFKSFKHLSSVYDDFELPEACVTLTNIFLLLSEVFFSRGATPPPVLLKRNTRCPADTFRAGLRPLTAFSKLALLGMERGGFVFDQEVVTSCGLTDDDLKVGFLRPVSRCDACENPSTFEFLHLTLQSFLAAFSLVLDEQASVGNILKFFTECSRRDNTSCLSCVFPCIGGFSKPRGKDPFKTNEHLQYANLFLCGLLSKANAGLLEHMVPAALLKRKRAVLKSYLSTSVRSHLRDLPLYNTEQEGSKVHVLPNFLWMLRCIFETGSKEVAQLTAKGITADYIKLGYCNVFSGDCSALNFVLQHRRKRLGVDMDNNNISDYGVKQLRPSFSKMTVVRLCVNQISDSSVEVLAEELIKHRVVEVLGLGSNKFTSMGGRYLASAIQKSTSIFDVGMWGNSIGDEGARAFAEALRNHPSLTNLSLSANGITSEGGRSLAEALKGNTMLRIFWLVQNELSDDVAPDMAELIRSNTGLSHLWLINNQLTVGGIRQLSEALFYNTSLKEISLKGNCLSEEEEKLFEAEGRLRFH
- the LOC135522067 gene encoding nucleotide-binding oligomerization domain-containing protein 1-like isoform X1, yielding MYIMDSSAEEARAGLTGHVSTVQMLTLHRELLVSQVKSTQCIMDNLLQSGFLCIEDAEIIQRAATKTDQVRKILELVQRKGEQACEYFLYILYKVYDAYIDLQPWLKEINYQPPDFMRDIPVKNTDPISRYCEKLRHELGRDTRFIASYAQREETLLEELYTDTLMELLNDRNESLGHLEGLEQLLGEQGVFNSQAETVLITGDAGVGKSILLQKLQRLWSNRELEQTDAMFFFKFRCRMFSTFKETDEISLRDLLFKYNCYPDQDADNEVFSYILRFPEKVIFTFDGYDEIQADLDLVNVPEVVSPEERTHPLLVLINLLCGKLLNGSRKVLTARTGTDVQSRVIRKRVALRGFSPAHLQTYTKLHFKEQEHRDLVSVQLDASPHLCGLCSIPLFCWIVFKSFKHLSSVYDDFELPEACVTLTNIFLLLSEVFFSRGATPPPVLLKRNTRCPADTFRAGLRPLTAFSKLALLGMERGGFVFDQEVVTSCGLTDDDLKVGFLRPVSRCDACENPSTFEFLHLTLQSFLAAFSLVLDEQASVGNILKFFTECSRRDNTSCLSCVFPCIGGFSKPRGKDPFKTNEHLQYANLFLCGLLSKANAGLLEHMVPAALLKRKRAVLKSYLSTSVRSHLRDLPLYNTEQEGSKVHVLPNFLWMLRCIFETGSKEVAQLTAKGITADYIKLGYCNVFSGDCSALNFVLQHRRKRLGVDMDNNNISDYGVKQLRPSFSKMTVVRLCVNQISDSSVEVLAEELIKHRVVEVLGLYNNHITDIGAKLIAHIIEECPKLRVVKLGSNKFTSMGGRYLASAIQKSTSIFDVGMWGNSIGDEGARAFAEALRNHPSLTNLSLSANGITSEGGRSLAEALKGNTMLRIFWLVQNELSDDVAPDMAELIRSNTGLSHLWLINNQLTVGGIRQLSEALFYNTSLKEISLKGNCLSEEEEKLFEAEGRLRFH
- the LOC135522067 gene encoding nucleotide-binding oligomerization domain-containing protein 1-like isoform X3, which translates into the protein MYIMDSSAEEARAGLTGHVSTVQMLTLHRELLVSQVKSTQCIMDNLLQSGFLCIEDAEIIQRAATKTDQVRKILELVQRKGEQACEYFLYILYKVYDAYIDLQPWLKEINYQPPDFMRDIPVKNTDPISRYCEKLRHELGRDTRFIASYAQREETLLEELYTDTLMELLNDRNESLGHLEGLEQLLGEQGVFNSQAETVLITGDAGVGKSILLQKLQRLWSNRELEQTDAMFFFKFRCRMFSTFKETDEISLRDLLFKYNCYPDQDADNEVFSYILRFPEKVIFTFDGYDEIQADLDLVNVPEVVSPEERTHPLLVLINLLCGKLLNGSRKVLTARTGTDVQSRVIRKRVALRGFSPAHLQTYTKLHFKEQEHRDLVSVQLDASPHLCGLCSIPLFCWIVFKSFKHLSSVYDDFELPEACVTLTNIFLLLSEVFFSRGATPPPVLLKRNTRCPADTFRAGLRPLTAFSKLALLGMERGGFVFDQEVVTSCGLTDDDLKVGFLRPVSRCDACENPSTFEFLHLTLQSFLAAFSLVLDEQASVGNILKFFTECSRRDNTSCLSCVFPCIGGFSKPRGKDPFKTNEHLQYANLFLCGLLSKANAGLLEHMVPAALLKRKRAVLKSYLSTSVRSHLRDLPLYNTEQEGSKVHVLPNFLWMLRCIFETGSKEVAQLTAKGITADYIKLGYCNVFSGDCSALNFVLQHRRKRLGVDMDNNNISDYGVKQLRPSFSKMTVVRLCVNQISDSSVEVLAEELIKHRVVEVLGLYNNHITDIGAKLIAHIIEECPKLRVVKLGSNKFTSMGGRYLASAIQKSTSIFDVGMWGNSIGDEGARAFAEALRNHPSLTNLSSPTTAVEVRIKEV